Proteins encoded in a region of the Plasmodium falciparum 3D7 genome assembly, chromosome: 1 genome:
- a CDS encoding secreted ookinete protein, putative, with amino-acid sequence MKFYSTFVICFIILKVCLSKNINLNDEGKKKQSGIINENEDGKNNKSNNNKKVQHNKINRKGNNSVTKKTDEHKNDGDAENKKNGEHKNDGDGKNKKNGEHKNDGDGKNKKMDEHLYDIDGENKKNGEHLYDVDGENKKNGEHLYDIDGENKKNGEHLYDIDGENKKTDEHLYDVDGGKNNILEYNNIDQHNEFPESLENDNSYDKLFDDVELRDIIHNEKFFENLKNVNNNDVHNFLLVDKEMERRKEEEKKKSRKLEEDEEDDEDEEEDNDEKWKEENKNNSSSSSSSSSNNFNKNYDIYDNRDLYNYDNLVDITQEEHINVPNINDEINEGRKHDKEDFLIFEKRLNEAEDRNDSSDGDNKMEDLINNHFDDSGDNGSYENIQVKKELYNKNEKIIKGRDNNLNDGDIHMNKNNTSNKLNNNNNNNNNDNNMNSEMKYKTFKEEYEEQILSKPESIKYFFEVITEILIVIRLGLIYRYTNFLIPFKNFLISKTLENVEMVCVTFLSIHKFGREKYPDIYGFFLIILILYILKYVFKKMMYKLYYNKYGMGKKYSLKNQESENMYMQNLLKRILYNVEKKKVLSNYESILQDILENTDNLLVNSNIINKENKNIYTDMISNINNIGVFTYISTQALKKINHKSDLIINELTTNGFIDEDTSNKMDKLKNFASINEYPYVDIKKFKDNLVNEYDEHFILNDKMRYSGFHSMENDKSPPNDKYNMDSYNMDSYNMENMNMENMNMDNMNMENMNMDNSNMDNSNMDNMNMDNSNMDNSHVDMNNMNNNNMNNNNMGVHINMNNNYLSNKYKHNSAYDENNVQDFLQKSKKQDYGHVTNTLKDGKQMIYNNMDPNNKKDDNYFKKMMRDSDLSNYNGRKSMYLNESLEDDMKNNDYDNKINNKNFDYANNNSTYIVEGKEIQQGEKNKTNDMDEKKKDESFIHYDNKKIINNLNPFSPLNDYNNISNNKKNTINEEQNNNVNESDVITYIANSYINKPPSNINRFSQTSIYNTHNKVTNPLLNTQRNVPKEVTQRKNTEASVNNNVEENYLRNKVTNHDTEQSVENKLDEDKLKMSTHMVNNIFEGTKEYIKTNEDMNNISKAGDPFLHNQEGSFSYAPPPYQGVENSSNKNQKYLTQRKERQQIVATKSPFN; translated from the exons atgaaattttaTAGTACTtttgttatttgttttattattttaaaagtatGTTTAAGtaaaaacataaatttaAACGATGAAGGGAAAAAGAAACAAAGCGgcataataaatgaaaatgaggatggaaaaaataataaaagtaataataataaaaaagttcaacataataaaattaatcgTAAAGGAAATAATAGTGTAACTAAAAAAACGGATgaacataaaaatgatggTGATgcggaaaataaaaaaaatggtgaacataaaaatgatggtgatgggaaaaataaaaaaaatggtgaacataaaaatgatggtgatgggaaaaataaaaaaatggatgAACATTTGTATGATATTGAtggggaaaataaaaaaaatggtgAACATTTGTATGATGTTGAtggggaaaataaaaaaaatggtgAACATTTGTATGATATTGAtggggaaaataaaaaaaatggtgAACATTTGTATGATATTGAtggggaaaataaaaaaacggATGAACATTTGTATGATGTTGATGggggaaaaaataatattcttgaatataataacattgaTCAACATAATGAATTTCCAGAAAGCTTAGAAAACGATAATTCTTATGATAAACTTTTCGATGATGTTGAATTAAGGGATATTATTCATAACGAGAAATTTTTtgagaatttaaaaaatgtgaataataacgatgtacataattttttattagtcGATAAAGAAATGGAAAGAAGAAAGGAAgaggagaaaaaaaagagtAGAAAATTAGAAGAGGACGAGGAAGACGATGAAGATGAAGAGGAAGACAATGATGAGAAAtggaaagaagaaaataaaaataatagtagtagtagtagtagtagtagtagtaataattttaataaaaattatgatatttatgataatagagatctttataattatgaCAATCTTGTGGATATTACACAAGaagaacatataaatgtCCCTAATATAAACGATGAAATTAATGAAGGGCGTAAACATGATAAGGaagattttttaatatttgagAAAAGATTAAATGAAGCTGAAGATAGAAATGATTCGAGTGATGGGGATAATAAAATGGaagatttaataaataaccaTTTTGACGATTCAGGTGATAATGGAtcttatgaaaatattcaagtaaaaaaagaattatataataaaaatgaaaagattATAAAAGGGAGAGATAATAATCTGAATGATGGAGATattcatatgaataaaaataatacaagtaataaattgaataataataataataataataataatgacaataatatgaatagtgagatgaaatataaaacatttaaagAAGAGTACGAAGAACAAATATTAAGTAAACCAGAAtcgataaaatatttttttgaagtaATAACagaaatattaatagtaataagATTAGgtttaatatatagatatacgAATTTTTTAATACCTTTTAAGAATTTTCTTATTTCAAAAACTTTAGAAAATGTCGAAATGGTATGTGTTACATTTTTATCTATACATAAATTTGGTAGAGAAAAATATCCTGATATATAtggtttttttttgataatcctaattttgtatatattaaaatatgtgtttaaaaaaatgatgtataaattatattataataaatatggtaTGGGTAAGAAATATTCTTTGAAAAATCAAGAAAGTGAAAATATGTACATGcagaatttattaaaaaggatTTTGTATAATGTAGAAAAAAAGAAGGTCTTATCTAACTATGAAAGTATATTACAAGATATATTAGAAAACACAGATAACTTATTAGtaaatagtaatataataaataaagaaaataaaaatatttatacagATATGATATcgaatattaataatataggagtctttacatatatatctacacaagcattaaaaaaaattaatcatAAATCggatttaataattaatgaATTAACAACCAATGGTTTTATTGATGAAGATACAAGTAACAAAATGGATAAACTCAAAAACTTCGCTTCCATAAATGAATATCCTTATGTAGATATTAAAAAGTTTAAAGATAATCTCGTCAACGAATATGATGAGCACTTTATATTAAACGATAAAATGAGATACAGTGGATTTCATAGTATGGAAAATGACAAGAGTCCTCCGAATGATAAGTATAACATGGATAGTTATAATATGGATAGTTATAATATGGAAAACATGAACATGGAAAACATGAACATGGATAATATGAACATGGAAAACATGAACATGGATAATAGCAACATGGATAATAGCAACATGGATAATATGAACATGGATAATAGCAACATGGATAATAGCCACGTGGATATGAATaacatgaataataataacatgaataataataacatgggtgtacatataaatatgaataacaattatttatctaataaatataaacacaaTTCTgcatatgatgaaaataacgTGCAGGACTTTTTACAGAAATCAAAAAAGCAAGATTATGGACATGTAACGAATACACTGAAAGATGGGAAGCAAATGATTTATAATAACATGGATccgaataataaaaaagatgataattattttaagaaaatgATGAGAGATTCAGACTTATCAAATTATAACGGAAGGAAAAGTATGTATTTAAATGAATCATTAGAAGATGAcatgaaaaataatgattatgataataagattaataataaaaattttgattatgcaaataataatagcaCATATATTGTAGAAGGTAAAGAAATTCAACAaggtgaaaaaaataaaacaaatgatatggatgaaaaaaaaaaagatgaatcCTTTATTCATTAtgacaataaaaaaataataaataatttaaaccCCTTCTCCCCTTtgaatgattataataatatttctaataataaaaagaataccATAAAcgaagaacaaaataataatgtaaatgaaTCTGATGTTATAACATACATAGCaaattcttatataaataaaccacctagtaatataaatagattTAGTCAAACTTCTATTTATAATACACATAATAAGGTAACCAACCCCTTATTAAATACACAAAGAAATGTACCAAAAGAAGTAACACAACGTAAAAACACGGAAGCAtctgtaaataataatgtcgAAGAAAATTATCTGAGAAACAAGGTTACGAACCATGATACGGAACAAAGCGTGGAGAACAAATTG gATGA